Proteins from a single region of Mytilus trossulus isolate FHL-02 chromosome 2, PNRI_Mtr1.1.1.hap1, whole genome shotgun sequence:
- the LOC134706964 gene encoding mitoguardin-like, with protein MSSKWPLHFPAITLPTNRSKVVTTVSLGLAILGLITAYFRLRKKCSQNVKRQVPDGSEHNSRLHSYLNGDVTTGRGHHAESPSGSSTLSRFNKTQFGSMSSLAASSVSTVTHAPIDTGSLSPIQLCHLGFETLQTAVSYWEDANGKLLSTEDQSKPAMHDADTLALHQQLERLLDSSYRMMDSYERQCERQADQVAFDSAITAFTTEMDRASSKRSLDTGSQSDQDSFVSATDMANLADLDNHREMFQHLPLYEAGLLELKHGTITCRTLRTEMTHCLSDTEFLAKLHCLRLALEIIFSNSSNKEYFTRMGRQIIGDILVKSERDPEEFFVAYDEMMDYVLKSSNWPQMEEELKGRGVKSFTFYDVVLDFILMDAFDDLSNPPSSVITVVQNRWLSNGFKETALSTAVWSVLKAKRRMLKVPHGFIGRFYSITEHTSPVLAWGFLGPDSPLKEICLYFKDLVLGFICDIFSFEKSRYTTLDDLAEDIVRLGKQRCEDAAIKLAT; from the exons ATGTCTTCCAAGTGGCCATTGCATTTTCCTGCCATAACACTTCCTACTAATAGGTCTAAAGTGGTGACAACTGTATCATTAGGTCTTGCTATATTGGGACTGATAACAGCATATTTCCGTTTAAGGAAGAAATGCAGTCAAAATGTCAAACGACAGGTTCCTGATGGAAGTGAACATAATAGTAGATTACATAGCTATCTTAATGgag ATGTGACAACAGGTAGAGGTCATCATGCTGAGAGTCCATCTGGTAGTTCTACACTATCTAGATTTAACAAGACACAGTTTGGTTCAATGTCCAGTTTGGCTGCATCTTCTGTATCCACAGTAACACATGCTCCAATAGACACCGGATCATTGTCACCAATACAGCTGTGTCATCTAG gatTTGAAACCTTACAGACAGCAGTAAGTTATTGGGAGGATGCAAATGGGAAATTATTATCAACTGAAGACCAATCAAAACCAGCCATGCAC GATGCAGACACATTAGCATTACATCAACAGTTAGAAAGATTACTGGACTCTTCTTACAGAATGATGGACAGTTATGAACGTCAGTGTGAAAGACAGGCAGATCAAGTAGCATTTGATTCTGCTATTACAGCATTTACAACAGAGATGGACAGAGCATCATCAAAAAGAAGTTTAGACACTGGTTCCCAAAGTGACCAAGATTCATTTGTATCAGCTACAGAT ATGGCCAATTTAGCAGATTTAGACAATCATAGAGAAATGTTCCAACATCTACCATTGTATGAAGCAGGTCTTTTAGAATTAAAACATGGAACCATAACATGTAGAACACTCag GACAGAAATGACACATTGTTTGTCAGACACAGAATTTCTTGCCAAGCTGCATTGTCTGAGATTGGCACTTGAG ATTATATTTAGTAACAGTTCCAACAAAGAATATTTCACTAGAATGGGTAGACAGATAATTGGTGATATTCTTGTTAAATCTGAAAGA GATCCTGAAGAATTTTTTGTTGCCTATGATGAAATGATGGATTATGTATTGAAGTCATCTAACTGGCCACAAATGGAAGAAGAATTGAAAGGTAGAGGG gtaaaaagttttacattttatgatgttgtattagattttattttgatggATGCTTTTGATGATCTTTCCAATCCACCCTCATCTGTCATTACAGTAGTACAGAATAGATGGCTCTCAAATGGATTCAAAGAAACA GCTTTATCAACAGCAGTATGGTCAGTTTTAAAAGCCAAAAGAAGAATGCTCAAA gTGCCACATGGGTTCATTGGCAGATTTTACAGTATAACAGAGCATACAAGTCCAGTATTAGCTTGGGGTTTTCTGGGACCAGATTCACCATTAAAGGAAATATGTCTCTATTTTAAA gATTTAGTGTTAGGGTTCATCTGTGATATATTTAGTTTTGAGAAAAGCCGTTACACAACACTCGATGACTTAGCAGAGGACATTGTCAGACTTGGCAAACAAAGATGTGAGGATGCAGCTATTAAACTAGCAacttaa
- the LOC134706963 gene encoding uncharacterized protein LOC134706963 isoform X2 has product MDEDDMMGGGQWRKRPFQDDDMYGMGGYPSDPSYRGMEPPSSNYRKQDPYQNYNQSYTGGYNEQGGGVANSQESEMGGNSWSSFFDEAGSFNPDGSPPKPIPPKPIKQQSQGYGGQSMYSQGYDFSQDVPIEKDYNQWNRGGGGGGGAKRSKPNRGGGRGGRGGGGGQSSKPWGQGPSPWNSGGSSWDGPSSWEDSSSWQDMGYSSYPPKSENQRGGGFKRGGRGGSDRGRGGGDRGRGGGDRGRGQSRGGGRGRGSFDRGQSRGGQRGGRGRGNQGIQQNKPGMPPNQIGGFAKKRGGMKQTSVPPVHSMANVARLDVSQMSTAEKIRRFCLFLQTDVSKVNAIQTIENGITGSKLGLKTEYKCEELMKVANKWMYTGCLHLSGVFLARSVGGNKKEVKHDTYSKGLDILKLKTVAEIYSGIDPGPDAIRNELSSSLDKDMDISKQASNALQKQELIATTLATKEEGFVKLVHYLKTYEKLPESKIGAIEQAVTASKCGMDHKYEDRQARLPTGKMIFRGTLTIEGIVIAHSTGPKRKETKAATYAMAYESFSDKPLHEILRGIPDEEEFINSEKALFSSPDVKKNMTLEEKLTALMGIVKDTQFQENNINTIDCSALHLGLTPTCIYRKSVEDGSAGNLICELYLDNVLIGTGESERRKESQMEAYNSAYDTLSTSTCDYILREHKRLKPEDTNDPNIVDVWVKGEGKHNIDSNMAGLKRYRHNPDDAKKTVETFVILEHDDWAMDRKRQAFCILNYSATLNGMLLQWNIEADGSLFKCEIKLQGQHIGEAYGPSKGTVRNLAAADALFRLYETQSVVKILRRDDSKLWIAYENIASKAEAVRQASGEEEVKLEEPPKEVKEGEPIPLAPPNKWVMKIVEEILNTFNNNFTLDELIFGPGMPVPEKKAVTDLAKLLDLKVSTRQRDGQGYIVIHKSRTPQEMVKCLSQQQGTSGRYSLIPAANLPKHSDIEEEIRRTTPNATVANPKPIIQTKKRVSHIKGQQAQSIMMRLAGVAEASMETLQFKQEPSFDQPKINWL; this is encoded by the exons atggatGAAGATGACATGATGGGAGGTGGTCAGTGGAGGAAAAGACCTTTCCAGGATGATGATATGTATGGTATGGGAGGATATCCATCTGATCCATCATATAGAGGAATGGAACCTCCATCTTCCAACTACCGGAAACAAGATCCATATCAAAATTACAATCAGTCTTATACTGGTGGATATAACGAACAAGGAGGCGGTGTAGCAAACAGTCAGGAATCTGAGATGGGAGGAAACAGTTGGAGTTCTTTCTTTGATGAAGCTGGTTCATTTAACCCTGATGGAAGCCCACCTAAACCAATACCACCAAAACCTATTAAGCAGCAAAGTCAAGGGTATGGTGGACAGAGTATGTATTCTCAAGGTTATGACTTTTCACAGGATGTTCCCATAGAGAAGGATTATAACCAGTGGAATCGTGGAGGTGGCGGTGGCGGTGGTGCCAAAAGAAGTAAACCCAACAGGGGTGGTGGTAGAGGTGGACGAGGAGGTGGAGGTGGGCAGTCTTCTAAGCCATGGGGACAAGGACCATCACCATGGAATTCAGGTGGTTCTTCATGGGATGGACCGTCATCATGGGAAGACAGTTCTAGTTGGCAGGATATGGGATATAGTAGTTATCCACCAAAGAGTGAAAATCAAAGAGGAGGAGGTTTTAAGAGAGGAGGAAGAGGAGGCAGTGACCGTGGAAGAGGAGGTGGTGACCGTGGTAGAGGAGGTGGTGATCGCGGTAGAGGTCAAAGTCGTGGAGGAGGGaggggtagaggtagttttgatcGAGGTCAAAGTCGAGGAGGACAAAGAGGTGGCAGAGGAAGAGGAAATCAAG gAATTCAGCAAAATAAACCAGGAATGCCACCAAACCAGATTGGAGGTTTTGCGAAAAAACGAGGTGGGATGAAACAAACCTCTGTACCTCCAGTACACAGTATGGCTAATGTAGCAAGATTAGATGTCTCCCAGATGTCAACAGCTGAAAAGATTCGTAGATTCTGTTTGTTCTTGCAAACTGATGTCTCAAAGGTCAATGCAAtccaaacaatagaaaatgGAATTACTGGAAGCAAATTGGGTTTAAAAACAGAATACAAG tgTGAAGAGCTTATGAAAGTTGCCAACAAATGGATGTATACAGGTTGTCTGCATCTGTCTGGAGTATTTCTAGCTAGGTCTGTTGGTGGCAACAAGAAGGAGGTCAAACATGACACATATTCTAAGGGATTAGatatactaaaattaaaaacagtgGCTGAAATATATTCTGGTATAGACCCTGGTCCTGATGCCATCAG AAATGAATTAAGCAGTTCATTAGATAAGGATATGGACATCAGTAAGCAAGCATCTAATGCTTTACAGAAACAAGAACTGATTGCAACAACTTTAGCTACAAAAGAAGAAGGGTTTGTAAAACTGGTCCATTACCTCAAGACCTATGAAAAATTACCTGAATCGAAAATTGGAGCCATTGAACAAGCTGTTACTGCTTCTAAATGTGGAATGGACCATAAATATGAGGATAGACAGGCTAGACTGCCAACAGGCAAGATGATTTTCAGGGGAACATTGACCATTGAAGGTATTGTCATTGCACACTCAACTGGACCAAAAAGGAAAGAAACAAAGGCAGCGACATATGCTATGGCTTATGAGAGTTTTAGTGATAAACCACTCCATGAAATATTGAGAGGCATTCCTGATGAAGAAGAATTCATTAACAGTGAGAAAGCTCTCTTCAGTTCTCCTGATGTCAAGAAAAATATGACCTTAGAAGAAAAATTAACAGCCCTAATGGGAATTGTCAAGGACACTCAGTTTCAAGAGAACAATATAAACACTATTGATTGTAGTGCCCTCCATTTGGGACTTACTCCAACTTGTATCTACAGGAAAAGTGTGGAGGATGGGTCAGCAGGTAATCTTATCTGTGAGCTATACTTGGATAATGTACTTATTGGTACAGGAGAGTCGGAGAGGAGGAAAGAATCTCAGATGGAGGCTTACAACAGTGCATATGATACACTCTCTACATCCACTTGTGATTACATCCTGAGAGAACACAAACGTCTCAAGCCTGAAGATACTAATGATCCAAACATTGTTGATGTTTGGGTGAAAGGAGAAGGCAAACATAACATTGACTCCAATATGGCTGGTTTGAAAAGGTACAGACATAATCCAGATGATGCAAAGAAGACGGTGGAgacatttgtcattttagaaCATGATGACTGGGCCATGGATAGGAAAAGGCAGGCATTCTGTATACTAAATTACAGTGCTACCTTAAATGGCATGCTACTTCAGTGGAATATTGAAGCAGATGGCAGTCTCTTTAA aTGTGAGATAAAATTACAAGGACAACACATTGGAGAAGCCTATGGACCAAGTAAGGGGACTGTAAGGAACTTGGCAGCTGCTGATGCTTTGTTTAGACTATATGAAACACAAAGTGTGGTCAAG ATTTTGAGAAGAGACGATAGTAAACTGTGGATTGCCTATGAAAATATAGCATCAAAGGCTGAAGCTGTCAGGCAGGCCAGTGGTGAGGAAGAGGTCAAACTTGAGGAACCCCCAAAGGAGGTGAAGGAAGGGGAACCAATACCTTTAGCTCCTCCTAACAAATGGGTGATGAAAATTGTTGAGGAAAttttgaacacattcaataaTAATTTCACACTTGATGAGCTTATATTTGGTCCTG GTATGCCGGTTCCTGAAAAGAAAGCAGTCACAGACCTAGCTAAACTTCTGGACTTGAAAGTGAGCACTCGTCAGAGAGATGGTCAAGGATATATTGTCATTCATAAAAGCAGGACACCACAAGAAATGGTCAAATGTTTGTCACAACAACAAGGCACAAGTGGTAGATATTCTTTAATTCCTGCAGCAAACCTTCCAAAGCACTCAGATATAGAAGAGGAAATTCGTAGAACTACTCCAAATGCCACCGTCGCTAATCCTAAGCCGATCATTCAGACAAAGAAACGTGTGTCTCATATTAAAGGTCAACAAGCCCAGAGTATAATGATGAGATTAGCTGGTGTGGCGGAAGCTTCTATGGAAACATTGCAATTTAAACAAGAACCATCATTTGATCAGCCAAAGATTAATTGGCTCTAA
- the LOC134706963 gene encoding uncharacterized protein LOC134706963 isoform X1 — translation MAFQLYRGFKEDGTLCVRIKSLEVEENKMDEDDMMGGGQWRKRPFQDDDMYGMGGYPSDPSYRGMEPPSSNYRKQDPYQNYNQSYTGGYNEQGGGVANSQESEMGGNSWSSFFDEAGSFNPDGSPPKPIPPKPIKQQSQGYGGQSMYSQGYDFSQDVPIEKDYNQWNRGGGGGGGAKRSKPNRGGGRGGRGGGGGQSSKPWGQGPSPWNSGGSSWDGPSSWEDSSSWQDMGYSSYPPKSENQRGGGFKRGGRGGSDRGRGGGDRGRGGGDRGRGQSRGGGRGRGSFDRGQSRGGQRGGRGRGNQGIQQNKPGMPPNQIGGFAKKRGGMKQTSVPPVHSMANVARLDVSQMSTAEKIRRFCLFLQTDVSKVNAIQTIENGITGSKLGLKTEYKCEELMKVANKWMYTGCLHLSGVFLARSVGGNKKEVKHDTYSKGLDILKLKTVAEIYSGIDPGPDAIRNELSSSLDKDMDISKQASNALQKQELIATTLATKEEGFVKLVHYLKTYEKLPESKIGAIEQAVTASKCGMDHKYEDRQARLPTGKMIFRGTLTIEGIVIAHSTGPKRKETKAATYAMAYESFSDKPLHEILRGIPDEEEFINSEKALFSSPDVKKNMTLEEKLTALMGIVKDTQFQENNINTIDCSALHLGLTPTCIYRKSVEDGSAGNLICELYLDNVLIGTGESERRKESQMEAYNSAYDTLSTSTCDYILREHKRLKPEDTNDPNIVDVWVKGEGKHNIDSNMAGLKRYRHNPDDAKKTVETFVILEHDDWAMDRKRQAFCILNYSATLNGMLLQWNIEADGSLFKCEIKLQGQHIGEAYGPSKGTVRNLAAADALFRLYETQSVVKILRRDDSKLWIAYENIASKAEAVRQASGEEEVKLEEPPKEVKEGEPIPLAPPNKWVMKIVEEILNTFNNNFTLDELIFGPGMPVPEKKAVTDLAKLLDLKVSTRQRDGQGYIVIHKSRTPQEMVKCLSQQQGTSGRYSLIPAANLPKHSDIEEEIRRTTPNATVANPKPIIQTKKRVSHIKGQQAQSIMMRLAGVAEASMETLQFKQEPSFDQPKINWL, via the exons ATGGCCTTCCAGCTATACCGAGGATTCAAAGAAGATGGGACTTTGTGTGTTAGAATAAAAAG tttggaagttgaagaaaataaaatggatGAAGATGACATGATGGGAGGTGGTCAGTGGAGGAAAAGACCTTTCCAGGATGATGATATGTATGGTATGGGAGGATATCCATCTGATCCATCATATAGAGGAATGGAACCTCCATCTTCCAACTACCGGAAACAAGATCCATATCAAAATTACAATCAGTCTTATACTGGTGGATATAACGAACAAGGAGGCGGTGTAGCAAACAGTCAGGAATCTGAGATGGGAGGAAACAGTTGGAGTTCTTTCTTTGATGAAGCTGGTTCATTTAACCCTGATGGAAGCCCACCTAAACCAATACCACCAAAACCTATTAAGCAGCAAAGTCAAGGGTATGGTGGACAGAGTATGTATTCTCAAGGTTATGACTTTTCACAGGATGTTCCCATAGAGAAGGATTATAACCAGTGGAATCGTGGAGGTGGCGGTGGCGGTGGTGCCAAAAGAAGTAAACCCAACAGGGGTGGTGGTAGAGGTGGACGAGGAGGTGGAGGTGGGCAGTCTTCTAAGCCATGGGGACAAGGACCATCACCATGGAATTCAGGTGGTTCTTCATGGGATGGACCGTCATCATGGGAAGACAGTTCTAGTTGGCAGGATATGGGATATAGTAGTTATCCACCAAAGAGTGAAAATCAAAGAGGAGGAGGTTTTAAGAGAGGAGGAAGAGGAGGCAGTGACCGTGGAAGAGGAGGTGGTGACCGTGGTAGAGGAGGTGGTGATCGCGGTAGAGGTCAAAGTCGTGGAGGAGGGaggggtagaggtagttttgatcGAGGTCAAAGTCGAGGAGGACAAAGAGGTGGCAGAGGAAGAGGAAATCAAG gAATTCAGCAAAATAAACCAGGAATGCCACCAAACCAGATTGGAGGTTTTGCGAAAAAACGAGGTGGGATGAAACAAACCTCTGTACCTCCAGTACACAGTATGGCTAATGTAGCAAGATTAGATGTCTCCCAGATGTCAACAGCTGAAAAGATTCGTAGATTCTGTTTGTTCTTGCAAACTGATGTCTCAAAGGTCAATGCAAtccaaacaatagaaaatgGAATTACTGGAAGCAAATTGGGTTTAAAAACAGAATACAAG tgTGAAGAGCTTATGAAAGTTGCCAACAAATGGATGTATACAGGTTGTCTGCATCTGTCTGGAGTATTTCTAGCTAGGTCTGTTGGTGGCAACAAGAAGGAGGTCAAACATGACACATATTCTAAGGGATTAGatatactaaaattaaaaacagtgGCTGAAATATATTCTGGTATAGACCCTGGTCCTGATGCCATCAG AAATGAATTAAGCAGTTCATTAGATAAGGATATGGACATCAGTAAGCAAGCATCTAATGCTTTACAGAAACAAGAACTGATTGCAACAACTTTAGCTACAAAAGAAGAAGGGTTTGTAAAACTGGTCCATTACCTCAAGACCTATGAAAAATTACCTGAATCGAAAATTGGAGCCATTGAACAAGCTGTTACTGCTTCTAAATGTGGAATGGACCATAAATATGAGGATAGACAGGCTAGACTGCCAACAGGCAAGATGATTTTCAGGGGAACATTGACCATTGAAGGTATTGTCATTGCACACTCAACTGGACCAAAAAGGAAAGAAACAAAGGCAGCGACATATGCTATGGCTTATGAGAGTTTTAGTGATAAACCACTCCATGAAATATTGAGAGGCATTCCTGATGAAGAAGAATTCATTAACAGTGAGAAAGCTCTCTTCAGTTCTCCTGATGTCAAGAAAAATATGACCTTAGAAGAAAAATTAACAGCCCTAATGGGAATTGTCAAGGACACTCAGTTTCAAGAGAACAATATAAACACTATTGATTGTAGTGCCCTCCATTTGGGACTTACTCCAACTTGTATCTACAGGAAAAGTGTGGAGGATGGGTCAGCAGGTAATCTTATCTGTGAGCTATACTTGGATAATGTACTTATTGGTACAGGAGAGTCGGAGAGGAGGAAAGAATCTCAGATGGAGGCTTACAACAGTGCATATGATACACTCTCTACATCCACTTGTGATTACATCCTGAGAGAACACAAACGTCTCAAGCCTGAAGATACTAATGATCCAAACATTGTTGATGTTTGGGTGAAAGGAGAAGGCAAACATAACATTGACTCCAATATGGCTGGTTTGAAAAGGTACAGACATAATCCAGATGATGCAAAGAAGACGGTGGAgacatttgtcattttagaaCATGATGACTGGGCCATGGATAGGAAAAGGCAGGCATTCTGTATACTAAATTACAGTGCTACCTTAAATGGCATGCTACTTCAGTGGAATATTGAAGCAGATGGCAGTCTCTTTAA aTGTGAGATAAAATTACAAGGACAACACATTGGAGAAGCCTATGGACCAAGTAAGGGGACTGTAAGGAACTTGGCAGCTGCTGATGCTTTGTTTAGACTATATGAAACACAAAGTGTGGTCAAG ATTTTGAGAAGAGACGATAGTAAACTGTGGATTGCCTATGAAAATATAGCATCAAAGGCTGAAGCTGTCAGGCAGGCCAGTGGTGAGGAAGAGGTCAAACTTGAGGAACCCCCAAAGGAGGTGAAGGAAGGGGAACCAATACCTTTAGCTCCTCCTAACAAATGGGTGATGAAAATTGTTGAGGAAAttttgaacacattcaataaTAATTTCACACTTGATGAGCTTATATTTGGTCCTG GTATGCCGGTTCCTGAAAAGAAAGCAGTCACAGACCTAGCTAAACTTCTGGACTTGAAAGTGAGCACTCGTCAGAGAGATGGTCAAGGATATATTGTCATTCATAAAAGCAGGACACCACAAGAAATGGTCAAATGTTTGTCACAACAACAAGGCACAAGTGGTAGATATTCTTTAATTCCTGCAGCAAACCTTCCAAAGCACTCAGATATAGAAGAGGAAATTCGTAGAACTACTCCAAATGCCACCGTCGCTAATCCTAAGCCGATCATTCAGACAAAGAAACGTGTGTCTCATATTAAAGGTCAACAAGCCCAGAGTATAATGATGAGATTAGCTGGTGTGGCGGAAGCTTCTATGGAAACATTGCAATTTAAACAAGAACCATCATTTGATCAGCCAAAGATTAATTGGCTCTAA